A window of the Methanoregula sp. genome harbors these coding sequences:
- a CDS encoding DUF424 domain-containing protein, which yields MFLKIHHLPGSADVVAVCDRELLNTTISHEKLTVSVHDSFYGTTPASEDEVRSALEKAGNINLIGERAVNVAISMGYLTRPECIMIGKIPHAQIYRV from the coding sequence ATGTTTTTAAAAATTCATCACTTGCCCGGGTCGGCGGATGTGGTTGCGGTCTGCGACCGTGAACTTCTCAATACAACAATCAGTCATGAGAAGCTTACCGTTTCAGTTCACGATTCATTTTATGGCACTACTCCCGCAAGCGAAGATGAAGTGCGGTCAGCGCTCGAGAAGGCGGGAAATATCAACCTGATTGGCGAGCGTGCGGTTAACGTAGCCATCAGCATGGGCTATCTCACCCGTCCAGAATGTATCATGATTGGAAAAATACCGCACGCGCAGATTTACCGGGTTTAA
- a CDS encoding methyltransferase domain-containing protein — MSATKHNKIQHHYDSIADVYDHHYDHHRGRSYHIHISNQLMRPLPPGGRLLDIGCGTGLFVEKFIKNGGTAVGLDISGNMISRAHARCPTSEFIVGTGEKIPFCDNSFEAVASLLVFSYVKDPHAMLRESYRVLKPGGVISICTLGKKLLTRGIPAIYQLSEKMKIKHILMKDFGEHYYDKNEMISLFIQAGFSEVNVSWCSFAHIDMIDPLFNLACKVEPFVEKRVPQLAYNICVSGRKPLE, encoded by the coding sequence TTGAGCGCAACCAAACATAACAAAATCCAGCACCATTACGATTCCATAGCCGATGTGTATGATCATCATTACGATCATCACCGGGGAAGGAGTTACCATATACACATCAGCAACCAGCTCATGCGCCCATTACCCCCGGGAGGCAGACTTCTTGACATCGGATGCGGAACCGGGTTGTTTGTGGAAAAATTTATCAAAAACGGTGGCACTGCTGTTGGACTGGATATCAGTGGAAATATGATCTCGCGTGCGCACGCGCGGTGCCCGACAAGTGAATTCATTGTCGGGACCGGGGAAAAAATCCCCTTCTGTGACAATTCATTCGAGGCTGTTGCCAGTCTTCTTGTGTTCAGTTATGTAAAAGATCCGCATGCAATGCTCAGGGAATCCTACCGGGTATTAAAACCCGGAGGAGTCATTTCAATCTGCACGTTAGGGAAAAAACTTCTTACCCGTGGGATTCCGGCGATCTATCAACTCAGTGAGAAGATGAAGATCAAACATATTCTGATGAAGGATTTCGGGGAGCATTATTACGATAAGAACGAGATGATCAGTCTCTTTATACAGGCTGGATTTTCAGAAGTTAACGTATCCTGGTGTTCCTTTGCCCATATCGATATGATCGACCCGCTCTTCAACCTCGCCTGTAAAGTCGAACCATTTGTTGAGAAGAGAGTTCCTCAGCTGGCATACAATATTTGTGTGAGCGGAAGAAAGCCCCTGGAATAA
- a CDS encoding tetratricopeptide repeat protein produces the protein MSTLPECSKTIDAREKGREFYLEGLALGREGRHADALVSFSLALAVDPTLALAWVGRGFALGKLGRYEEEIECCEKAIVLDPRCVDAWNNKAFAYGMLDRFEDKLKCCDEALAIDPENAVAWNNKGVALGMMGRYEAEVRCCDRAIELRPRYLSAWVNKGFAYGKLRWYEEEIICYDHALKIYPLFLSAIVKKGLALINLKRYQDAIEELDRALTIDPGNAKVLYRKGLSLCMLSRHEDAIRCLKKALEIDPTIADAWVVMSNSCFMLGKLEESARAFDQAYYLDIKDVRTGIVKGLSLLKNGKFDDALRCFSDVYGILLR, from the coding sequence ATGTCCACCCTTCCTGAATGTTCCAAAACAATTGACGCACGAGAAAAAGGGCGGGAATTTTACCTTGAAGGTCTTGCATTGGGACGCGAGGGGCGGCACGCGGATGCACTCGTTTCATTTTCTCTCGCGCTTGCGGTTGATCCGACCCTTGCGCTTGCATGGGTAGGACGGGGGTTTGCCCTGGGAAAACTGGGAAGGTATGAAGAAGAGATAGAGTGCTGTGAAAAAGCGATTGTGTTAGATCCCCGGTGCGTTGATGCATGGAACAACAAAGCATTTGCCTATGGCATGCTTGACCGGTTTGAGGACAAACTCAAGTGCTGTGATGAGGCGCTTGCGATCGACCCGGAGAATGCTGTGGCATGGAACAACAAGGGAGTTGCGCTGGGGATGATGGGAAGATATGAAGCGGAGGTTCGCTGCTGTGATCGTGCCATTGAACTCAGGCCCCGCTATCTTTCAGCGTGGGTAAACAAAGGATTTGCCTATGGAAAACTGAGATGGTATGAAGAAGAGATTATCTGTTACGATCACGCTCTGAAAATTTATCCGTTATTCCTGTCAGCTATCGTGAAAAAGGGATTGGCTTTAATCAACCTCAAACGGTACCAGGACGCGATTGAAGAGCTTGATCGTGCCCTTACCATCGATCCCGGAAATGCCAAAGTTCTCTACCGGAAAGGTCTCTCTCTCTGTATGCTATCCCGGCATGAAGACGCGATACGATGTCTTAAGAAAGCACTTGAAATCGATCCAACAATTGCTGATGCATGGGTTGTGATGAGCAATTCGTGTTTTATGCTCGGAAAACTTGAAGAATCGGCTCGTGCATTTGACCAGGCGTATTATCTTGATATTAAGGATGTCCGAACCGGTATAGTAAAGGGTCTTTCCCTGTTAAAAAACGGGAAATTTGACGATGCATTACGGTGTTTTTCCGATGTGTATGGGATCCTTCTCAGATAA
- a CDS encoding 4-phosphopantoate--beta-alanine ligase has translation MIPKDHPRYHSLVTRENLAESVRSGIVSMEGLTAHGRGEAFDYLIGERTTESARLAERIAAAMLISARNPVISVNGNTAALAAHQIASLQKASGAKVEVNLFHRTEERVKQIEELLSKAGSDVFSGEAERLLPLSHDRAWCRREGMYSADVVLVPLEDGDRCEALVKMGKKVIVIDLNPLSRSARSATLSVIDELTRALPEITRACTELSDDECRKLTGTVDNHYLLSEAIREISLRLEHAMD, from the coding sequence ATGATTCCAAAAGATCATCCACGATATCATTCACTGGTCACCCGTGAGAACCTTGCAGAGAGCGTCCGCTCCGGTATTGTATCCATGGAAGGGCTTACCGCTCACGGGAGAGGGGAGGCGTTTGATTACCTTATTGGGGAGAGGACAACTGAGAGCGCCCGCCTTGCTGAACGAATCGCTGCAGCGATGCTCATCTCCGCACGCAACCCGGTCATTTCGGTGAATGGCAACACTGCTGCGCTGGCCGCTCACCAGATTGCATCTCTCCAGAAGGCAAGCGGGGCAAAGGTAGAAGTAAACCTGTTCCACAGGACAGAAGAACGAGTGAAACAGATCGAAGAACTGCTCAGCAAGGCCGGTTCCGATGTTTTTTCCGGCGAAGCGGAACGGTTACTTCCGCTCTCGCATGACCGGGCGTGGTGCCGGCGGGAAGGAATGTATTCTGCGGATGTCGTGCTGGTTCCCCTTGAAGACGGGGACCGGTGCGAAGCGCTGGTGAAAATGGGAAAGAAGGTCATTGTAATAGATCTCAATCCTCTTTCCCGTTCAGCCCGGTCAGCAACCCTTTCCGTTATCGATGAGCTCACCCGTGCGCTTCCTGAAATTACCCGTGCGTGTACAGAATTATCTGACGATGAATGCAGGAAGCTCACCGGTACTGTTGACAATCATTATCTTTTGTCAGAAGCTATACGTGAGATATCATTGAGGCTTGAGCATGCTATGGATTGA
- the coaBC gene encoding bifunctional phosphopantothenoylcysteine decarboxylase/phosphopantothenate--cysteine ligase CoaBC, translated as MTLVQTLAGKQIVIAVTGSIAAVETVKLIHALRRRGAIVQPVMSAAAAGIIHPDALTYASGRETLQRLSGMVEHVQYCGDEGSADLLLIAPCTANTIGKIAAGIDDTPVTTFATTAIGSRKPVLIVPAMHHSMYRHPAVVENLARLQSWGVECAGPRIQEGKAKIADTEEIVLRCERAVLQKPLKGQRVLITSGPCREPVDDVRVLTTRSSGLMGRALALQAYRLGAEVTVVHRDTFPCVDNVHVESADEMRSAVHIRFAREGVDIYISAAAISDFAPRKIDGKIPSGKKAHIDLEPLPKLLDEIIKKYSPRIVAFKLGRGQEKMADAMISGGGIDMVLINAPETMGSESGEYMMVTRRDKSPVSGTKEAIAIAIWEQLLQ; from the coding sequence ATGACCCTTGTCCAGACCCTTGCCGGAAAACAGATCGTTATTGCTGTTACCGGCAGTATCGCGGCGGTTGAAACGGTAAAGCTCATCCATGCCCTGCGACGTCGTGGTGCGATTGTCCAGCCGGTGATGAGTGCTGCGGCAGCCGGCATCATCCACCCGGACGCACTCACCTATGCCAGCGGGAGGGAGACCCTCCAGCGGTTATCCGGTATGGTGGAGCATGTGCAGTACTGCGGGGACGAAGGAAGTGCTGACCTGCTGCTCATAGCTCCCTGCACAGCAAACACGATTGGCAAGATCGCAGCCGGCATCGATGACACCCCGGTCACAACGTTTGCCACGACCGCTATTGGCAGCAGGAAACCCGTGCTCATTGTTCCTGCCATGCACCACAGCATGTATCGTCACCCGGCGGTTGTGGAGAACCTTGCACGCCTGCAATCATGGGGTGTGGAATGTGCGGGCCCCCGGATCCAGGAGGGAAAGGCAAAGATTGCTGATACCGAAGAGATTGTTCTCCGGTGCGAGCGTGCAGTCTTACAAAAGCCGCTCAAAGGACAGCGTGTATTGATCACCAGCGGCCCCTGCCGGGAACCGGTGGATGATGTCCGCGTGCTGACCACGCGATCGAGCGGATTAATGGGCCGGGCTCTTGCTCTCCAGGCGTACCGTCTCGGTGCGGAGGTAACCGTTGTGCACCGGGATACCTTTCCCTGCGTAGACAATGTCCATGTCGAGTCCGCTGATGAGATGCGCTCTGCGGTTCACATCCGGTTTGCCCGCGAGGGCGTGGACATATACATCAGCGCAGCAGCAATCTCAGATTTTGCTCCACGGAAAATTGACGGGAAAATTCCCAGCGGAAAGAAGGCTCATATCGACCTTGAACCCCTCCCCAAGCTGCTGGACGAGATCATAAAAAAATATTCTCCCCGGATTGTTGCATTCAAGCTGGGCAGAGGCCAGGAAAAGATGGCAGATGCAATGATCTCGGGTGGAGGTATTGACATGGTACTGATAAACGCACCCGAAACCATGGGGAGCGAATCCGGCGAGTATATGATGGTAACGCGTCGGGACAAGTCCCCCGTGAGCGGAACTAAAGAAGCGATCGCGATCGCTATCTGGGAACAATTATTACAATAA
- a CDS encoding AAA family ATPase, whose amino-acid sequence MLWIERYRPKEFREIVGQDPSIRLLLSFAEKRTLPHLILTGPHGTGKSAAIECFARQLYGENWELNSSLFQTADLFSQGKALLEQDDRYSHLYQKNQSLINNFKYIIKWYASLRPLDTEFKLMVFEDAHTLTLEAQQVLRRIMERSSGTCRFVFTTTNQSSIIPAIASRCLPLFFAPIDQTVILHYLRMVKENEPTDKQGCSDDDLELIVQAAHGDLRRAILLLQVALETGKCSNLFEIDQSETANVSDSAIKAIKDGDIRGAIRRLESLMIDYGLSGSEVLEQIRIITKREYNHPEIAIALADAELRMRHSNNEFVQIGAFTTRVHQVFS is encoded by the coding sequence ATGCTATGGATTGAGAGATACCGCCCGAAAGAATTCAGAGAGATCGTGGGCCAGGATCCGTCAATCCGTCTTCTTTTATCCTTTGCTGAAAAGCGAACCCTGCCTCACCTGATCCTCACCGGTCCGCATGGTACTGGAAAAAGTGCAGCAATCGAATGCTTTGCAAGACAACTGTATGGGGAGAACTGGGAACTGAATAGTTCCCTGTTCCAGACTGCTGACCTTTTTTCCCAGGGTAAAGCGTTGCTTGAACAGGATGACCGGTATTCCCACCTCTACCAGAAAAACCAGTCACTCATTAACAATTTCAAATATATTATCAAATGGTACGCATCCCTGCGCCCGCTGGACACAGAGTTCAAGCTGATGGTTTTTGAAGATGCCCACACGCTCACGCTCGAAGCCCAGCAGGTTTTACGGAGGATTATGGAACGCTCAAGTGGTACGTGTCGTTTTGTCTTTACTACAACAAACCAGAGTTCGATAATTCCCGCCATTGCATCCCGCTGCCTGCCCCTGTTCTTTGCCCCGATCGATCAAACGGTGATACTTCACTATCTTCGCATGGTAAAGGAGAATGAACCAACCGACAAACAGGGTTGTTCAGATGATGATCTGGAATTGATTGTCCAGGCCGCACATGGAGATCTGCGCCGGGCAATTCTGCTGCTTCAGGTCGCCCTTGAAACAGGAAAATGCAGCAATCTCTTTGAAATTGATCAATCTGAAACAGCAAATGTGTCGGATTCTGCAATTAAGGCAATAAAAGATGGGGATATCCGTGGCGCTATCAGAAGACTTGAATCCCTGATGATCGATTACGGATTGTCCGGCAGTGAAGTGCTCGAACAGATCAGGATAATTACCAAACGGGAATACAATCACCCGGAAATTGCCATTGCACTTGCCGACGCAGAACTGCGCATGCGACACAGCAACAATGAATTTGTTCAGATCGGCGCATTTACCACACGAGTCCACCAGGTGTTTTCTTGA
- a CDS encoding SAM-dependent methyltransferase yields the protein MRVRAVPKEKIRTIRDEDWIDRSRSPYAEGETIWVPVKDDAAFDRVIPEKRQYRGRGFFMIGEIAVVHGKKPAHSEVETIVQFRHPQGVLWIESLNDVTRTPSTEVMWGEAGEVRHHENGYTYFLDPRRVMFSQGNRIEKLRMAALVQESGLRERVADMFSGIGYFTLPVAGSGGNVHAMEINPVAFDYLQRNIIANGLSDRITPSLGDCRDLLSGIYNRIIMGHFDAISLLPSALQHAVAGSTIHVHSIGSVEDQIRELCKSAGFSPTIMVHKVKKYRPHAWHVVQDVLLA from the coding sequence ATGCGCGTCAGAGCGGTGCCAAAGGAAAAGATCCGGACTATCCGGGATGAGGACTGGATTGACCGGAGCCGGAGTCCCTACGCGGAAGGCGAGACGATCTGGGTCCCGGTCAAGGATGATGCTGCATTTGACCGCGTGATTCCTGAAAAAAGGCAATACCGGGGACGGGGTTTTTTCATGATCGGCGAAATTGCTGTCGTTCACGGCAAAAAGCCCGCACATTCTGAAGTTGAGACGATTGTTCAGTTCCGTCACCCGCAGGGTGTACTCTGGATAGAGTCGCTCAATGACGTGACACGGACCCCCTCAACGGAAGTGATGTGGGGAGAAGCCGGAGAAGTCCGGCATCATGAGAACGGGTATACTTATTTTCTGGACCCCCGCAGAGTGATGTTTTCGCAGGGAAACCGGATCGAGAAACTACGCATGGCAGCACTGGTGCAGGAGAGCGGTCTGCGTGAACGGGTGGCAGACATGTTTTCCGGTATCGGCTATTTTACCCTGCCTGTTGCGGGGAGCGGGGGAAATGTCCATGCAATGGAGATAAACCCGGTGGCATTTGATTACCTGCAACGAAATATCATCGCCAACGGACTATCGGATCGCATTACTCCATCACTGGGCGATTGCAGGGATCTGCTTTCCGGGATCTATAACCGGATCATCATGGGACATTTTGATGCTATCTCCCTGCTGCCTTCTGCCCTGCAGCATGCTGTGGCGGGAAGTACTATCCATGTCCACAGTATCGGAAGCGTGGAAGATCAGATCAGGGAGCTCTGTAAGAGCGCAGGTTTTTCTCCCACTATCATGGTACATAAAGTAAAGAAATACCGGCCACATGCCTGGCATGTGGTGCAGGATGTGTTGCTCGCATGA
- a CDS encoding dihydroneopterin aldolase family protein, with the protein MITDREQAVFEAGIKLGALYHQWVGTPISRNSASSVETAIEKAVILQPFVEEITVRLNRDLMTENVFGYSELSGLMFDVEILTRVGFAYCRARLAPENGYPLMKIVECNEIPGISDH; encoded by the coding sequence ATGATAACTGACAGGGAACAGGCCGTCTTTGAGGCAGGCATCAAGCTTGGAGCGCTTTACCACCAGTGGGTTGGCACGCCGATTTCACGGAATTCCGCTTCAAGTGTGGAAACAGCGATAGAAAAAGCAGTGATCCTGCAGCCTTTTGTAGAAGAGATCACCGTTCGCCTGAACCGGGACCTGATGACAGAAAATGTCTTTGGGTATAGTGAACTTTCCGGGCTTATGTTCGACGTAGAAATCCTCACCCGGGTCGGGTTTGCGTATTGCCGGGCGCGGCTTGCACCTGAAAACGGGTATCCCCTCATGAAGATTGTGGAGTGCAATGAAATCCCCGGCATTTCCGATCACTGA
- a CDS encoding TatD family hydrolase: protein MKSPAFPITDDHIHFDPVNGRGIEAAKDFLRAGGTHVFLVSKPSWSLSVHPTCGADYSGVFDETLRVADMVAGIGLGVNTILGVHPAEISRLTERMTLEQAVTVMKGGLDCAARYVQEGKAVALKSGRPHYEVSPEILAASNEVLAHALSLAAECRCALQIHAETGPCTDVVEMAQRANVPKERVVKHYGSPDTPLHPSLIAKHEAISRLAHDKRPFTMESDYMDENSRPGAVIGPKSVPRYTNQLLDKGLISPDDCFRIHAETIEKVYGVIITVK, encoded by the coding sequence ATGAAATCCCCGGCATTTCCGATCACTGACGATCATATCCATTTTGATCCGGTGAACGGGCGTGGCATTGAAGCCGCAAAGGATTTTCTCAGGGCGGGAGGAACACACGTGTTCCTTGTTTCAAAGCCGTCATGGTCCCTGTCTGTGCATCCCACCTGTGGCGCTGACTATTCGGGAGTTTTTGATGAAACGTTACGGGTTGCAGACATGGTTGCGGGTATCGGGCTTGGGGTCAATACCATCCTTGGGGTCCACCCGGCAGAGATCAGCAGGCTTACCGAACGTATGACTCTTGAACAGGCTGTTACGGTCATGAAGGGAGGACTTGACTGTGCTGCCCGGTATGTGCAGGAAGGAAAGGCCGTTGCTCTCAAGAGCGGAAGACCTCACTATGAGGTCAGCCCGGAGATCCTTGCTGCATCCAATGAAGTACTTGCGCATGCACTCAGTCTCGCTGCGGAATGCAGGTGCGCCCTCCAGATCCATGCGGAAACCGGGCCCTGTACCGATGTGGTGGAGATGGCACAACGGGCAAACGTGCCAAAAGAGCGGGTGGTAAAACATTACGGATCTCCTGACACTCCCCTTCACCCCTCCTTAATTGCAAAACATGAAGCAATATCCCGGCTTGCACATGATAAACGGCCATTTACCATGGAGAGCGATTATATGGATGAAAATTCCCGGCCGGGTGCAGTGATCGGACCCAAATCCGTGCCCCGGTATACGAACCAGCTTCTCGACAAAGGCCTGATCTCTCCGGATGATTGCTTCCGGATCCATGCCGAGACGATCGAAAAGGTGTACGGGGTCATAATCACCGTAAAATAA
- a CDS encoding 60S ribosomal export protein NMD3, translating to MSIQDRFCPKCGKPTENEGLCNECQVVSTKWFTFDRRALSTHCPSCGAIKIGNTWTDSSKERADLAPDLARSAVHLHPDIKKPVIDVTVVDMTVNRSRAYLVIRGELYKKSVEEKCTVELVWHKEQCDRCNRISGSYYEGVVQVRAEGRIPSKYEIQMASSIAQQVEDDLQAGGERLSFINDMNEIHDGLDIIIGSQHIGVLICKAIIAQLGGRYTTHPKLVGEKSGRQLFRITYALRIPRFQKQDVILSRGRYAEVDRVESNHIRVMDLADGSFRAVKDEDVERVIGNARNATPALVAFSDKDMIGILDPDSGRTIEFKKFAWMCARPGDHLSILRDGEQIIVVR from the coding sequence ATGAGTATACAGGATCGATTCTGCCCGAAATGTGGCAAACCAACAGAAAATGAAGGGCTTTGCAATGAGTGCCAGGTTGTCAGTACCAAATGGTTCACCTTCGACCGGCGTGCTTTGAGCACGCACTGCCCCAGTTGCGGGGCTATCAAAATCGGAAACACCTGGACGGACTCTTCAAAGGAACGGGCCGATCTTGCACCGGACCTGGCACGATCAGCGGTGCACCTGCATCCGGATATAAAAAAGCCTGTTATTGATGTCACCGTTGTGGATATGACCGTGAACCGATCGCGCGCATACCTTGTTATCCGGGGCGAGCTGTACAAAAAATCTGTTGAAGAGAAATGCACGGTAGAACTCGTCTGGCACAAAGAGCAGTGCGACCGCTGCAACCGGATCAGCGGAAGTTACTATGAAGGGGTAGTGCAGGTACGGGCTGAGGGAAGGATTCCCAGCAAGTACGAGATCCAGATGGCTTCATCCATAGCCCAGCAGGTCGAAGACGATCTCCAGGCCGGGGGTGAACGCCTCTCGTTTATCAACGATATGAACGAGATTCATGACGGTCTTGACATCATCATCGGGTCCCAGCATATCGGCGTCCTGATCTGCAAGGCAATCATTGCCCAGTTGGGGGGCAGGTACACCACGCATCCAAAACTGGTTGGGGAAAAAAGCGGGAGACAGCTCTTCCGTATCACCTATGCACTTCGGATTCCCCGTTTCCAGAAGCAGGATGTCATCCTGTCCCGGGGAAGATATGCAGAGGTCGACCGCGTAGAGTCCAATCATATCCGGGTGATGGATCTTGCAGATGGCAGCTTCCGTGCGGTAAAAGACGAGGATGTGGAGAGAGTGATCGGCAATGCCCGGAATGCAACACCTGCACTTGTGGCTTTTTCTGATAAGGATATGATTGGGATTCTTGATCCTGATTCCGGTCGGACTATTGAGTTTAAGAAATTTGCATGGATGTGTGCCCGGCCCGGGGATCATCTCAGCATTTTACGCGACGGGGAGCAGATCATAGTAGTCAGGTAA
- a CDS encoding pantoate kinase: protein MEGSPSDKNRVVAFCPGHISGYFKRIEGSTSLTTGSMGAGIVITEGVTATVRHSETPSVIIRHRAVNGNPSIISCESPPLASIMERLGVTASITTECHLPIGAGFGLSAAALLATVTALNRLFNLGLTPWDIARYSHEIEVEHRTGLGDVAAAQGGGRVIRHGPGIDARIERKFDLPESLYSVSFGPIHTPTVLASPSQMEKVSSAFPLASPRDARDFFSLSKQFAEQSGLMTDAVKKVFHICDQENVPAGMTMLGNGVFAYGKKAREVLSPFGEVYEFQVSPTGPRILENPV from the coding sequence ATGGAGGGCTCCCCATCAGACAAAAACAGAGTTGTTGCATTCTGTCCGGGCCACATATCCGGATATTTTAAAAGGATAGAGGGGAGCACATCGTTGACTACGGGTAGTATGGGAGCAGGCATTGTCATCACGGAAGGAGTGACAGCAACGGTCCGGCACTCTGAGACTCCCTCGGTTATTATCCGGCACCGGGCGGTAAATGGTAACCCCTCAATAATTTCATGTGAGTCGCCTCCCCTTGCTTCAATTATGGAACGATTAGGGGTAACCGCATCCATCACAACGGAATGTCACCTGCCGATCGGTGCAGGATTCGGACTTTCTGCCGCGGCCCTTCTTGCAACAGTTACGGCCCTCAACCGTCTTTTTAATCTCGGGTTAACTCCCTGGGATATCGCCCGTTATTCTCATGAGATTGAGGTTGAACACCGGACCGGGCTTGGCGATGTGGCAGCAGCTCAGGGTGGCGGGCGGGTTATCCGGCACGGTCCGGGAATCGATGCAAGGATTGAACGGAAATTTGATCTGCCGGAATCCCTGTACTCGGTAAGTTTTGGGCCGATTCACACGCCAACGGTTCTTGCCTCACCATCCCAGATGGAAAAGGTATCCTCTGCATTTCCCCTGGCATCTCCCCGTGATGCACGGGATTTTTTCTCACTCTCAAAACAGTTTGCCGAGCAGAGCGGATTGATGACAGACGCGGTAAAAAAAGTATTTCATATCTGTGATCAGGAGAATGTTCCGGCAGGCATGACCATGCTGGGAAACGGCGTTTTTGCCTATGGGAAAAAAGCACGGGAGGTCCTCTCTCCTTTTGGGGAAGTATACGAGTTTCAGGTATCCCCTACCGGCCCAAGAATTTTGGAGAATCCTGTATGA
- a CDS encoding AIR synthase-related protein has protein sequence MDVEEYVRRNIADCADRETLQKKLTERILEIKNVKKSYADAFSRAVIDEVNNTLGLQGDFFEFEPAHVKMGEFGVGSRGQGDFFAHRQIARIIGKTSASVGVDEMDDAGAVCAEGKYIVCTVDGMHSRLSDYPFLAGFHVTRATLRDAYVMGAKPVMLFSDIHVADDGDVAKIFDYTAGITTVGEAMNVPLVTGSTLRIGGDMVLGNRLTGCVGAVGVAEHLTARKATKAGDVILMSEGAGGGTIATAAIYSGFPDVVEHTINLNFLMACETLMKSDVFSRIHAMTDVTNGGLRGDVFEMAETANCRIVIDESATTTLVEPHVRAMLEKLQIDYLGVSLDALLIVAPPDVADEICRIVKTAGVRMRPVGYVETGKPESVLIMEGKECDFTPRFRESAYTPVKKVVDTDLRDFEAMKEGVLHAAEAAIEKKKRVLEKLQKK, from the coding sequence ATGGATGTTGAGGAATATGTCCGCAGAAATATTGCTGATTGTGCGGACCGGGAAACCCTGCAAAAAAAACTCACCGAACGAATCCTTGAAATAAAAAATGTAAAGAAATCCTATGCAGATGCATTCTCACGGGCGGTGATTGATGAAGTCAACAATACACTGGGATTACAGGGTGACTTTTTTGAATTTGAGCCCGCTCATGTGAAGATGGGCGAGTTCGGCGTGGGGTCCCGGGGACAAGGCGATTTTTTTGCGCACCGCCAGATCGCCCGTATCATCGGAAAAACATCCGCCTCTGTGGGTGTGGATGAGATGGATGATGCAGGTGCAGTCTGTGCTGAGGGAAAATATATTGTCTGTACCGTTGATGGCATGCACTCCCGTCTTTCCGATTACCCGTTTCTTGCAGGGTTTCATGTTACCCGGGCAACGCTCCGCGATGCCTATGTAATGGGAGCAAAACCTGTCATGCTCTTTTCCGATATCCATGTTGCCGATGACGGGGACGTAGCAAAGATCTTTGACTATACTGCCGGGATAACCACGGTGGGCGAAGCGATGAATGTACCGCTGGTTACGGGTTCGACATTACGAATCGGCGGGGATATGGTTCTTGGGAACCGTTTAACCGGGTGTGTTGGGGCGGTAGGAGTTGCCGAACATCTCACTGCCCGCAAAGCAACCAAAGCCGGCGATGTTATCCTCATGTCTGAAGGTGCAGGTGGCGGGACGATTGCAACCGCAGCAATCTATTCAGGATTTCCCGATGTTGTAGAACATACGATCAATCTGAACTTCCTTATGGCCTGCGAAACCCTGATGAAAAGTGATGTTTTCTCCCGCATCCACGCCATGACCGATGTGACGAATGGGGGGTTACGAGGCGATGTGTTCGAGATGGCAGAAACCGCGAATTGCCGGATCGTGATCGATGAATCAGCTACTACGACATTGGTTGAGCCCCACGTCAGGGCAATGCTTGAGAAACTTCAGATCGACTACCTTGGCGTATCACTCGATGCACTCCTCATTGTTGCTCCTCCCGATGTTGCAGATGAAATCTGCCGCATTGTAAAAACCGCAGGTGTCCGGATGCGCCCGGTAGGTTATGTTGAAACAGGCAAACCTGAATCGGTTCTCATCATGGAGGGAAAGGAATGCGATTTCACGCCGCGATTCAGGGAGTCTGCTTACACACCGGTCAAAAAAGTTGTCGATACTGATCTGCGGGACTTTGAAGCAATGAAAGAAGGGGTGCTGCATGCTGCAGAAGCGGCAATTGAGAAAAAGAAGCGCGTTCTTGAGAAGTTACAGAAAAAATAA